In Drosophila yakuba strain Tai18E2 chromosome X, Prin_Dyak_Tai18E2_2.1, whole genome shotgun sequence, a single genomic region encodes these proteins:
- the LOC26535388 gene encoding uncharacterized protein LOC26535388, with protein sequence MNISALLNSYYDLSGEQMNHINEFVARAVLHVVHHYILSVTPSLVLTLCCRSNHTCNFYNEMMSTLFREWGLAPLQIVNVLRGVPWHPVPGRRHYNVIFTDSFAAFEEIRMEYYAREYNYNEHYFIFLQARDRLLQGEMRLIFDYCWRYRLIHCSIQVQKSNGDILFYSYYPFGEHGCADMEPQLINRYNGSMLVEPDLFPRKLRNFFGCPLRCALWNVPPFVTLAEDQEQLLLVSGGYEGRLLLALAEKMNFTIAVRQLHANMRDEALEMLQHDEADLTLGGIRQTVGRGMVATSTNNYHQTREVFGVLASSYELSSFDILFYPYRLQIWMGILGVVALSALVQLLVGRMLRERLRSRFWLNLELVFVGMPLLECPRSHTARLYCVMLMMYTLIIRTIYQGLLYHLIRTHQLNRWPQTIESLVQRNFTVVLTPIVQEVLDEIPSVQHMRFRLLEAANSELEPLYFLEANHQLRQHATATALDIFIHFNRLSADKMHQRGEQGTGAHFEIVPEDIISMQLTMYLAKHSFLIDQLNEEIMWMRSVGLLSVWARWELSESYLRNEQSYKILGTMELYAIFLMVMVGLIVGLLVFVLELVSMRSIYLRKLFT encoded by the exons ATGAACATCAGCGCACTGCTCAACTCGTACTACGATTTGTCCGGCGAGCAGATGAACCACATCAACGAGTTCGTGGCCCGCGCGGTGCTCCACGTGGTGCACCACTACATCCTCAGTGTGACGCCATCGCTGGTGTTGACCCTCTGCTGCCGGAGCAATCACACGTGCAATTTCTACAACGAGATGATGAGCACATTGTTCCGTGAATGGGGATTGGCCCCACTGCAGATCGTCAATGTGCTGCGTGGTGTGCCATGGCATCCGGTGCCGGGTCGTCGGCACTACAATGTCATCTTCACCGACTCCTTTGCCGCCTTCGAGGAAATCCGCATGGAGTACTATGCCAGAGAGTACAACTACAATGAGCACTATTTCATCTTTCTGCAGGCCAGGGATCGTCTGCTGCAGGGCGAGATGCGACTGATCTTCGACTACTGCTGGCGCTATCGCCTCATCCACTGCAGCATCCAGGTGCAGAAGTCCAACGGTGACATCCTCTTCTATAGCTACTATCCGTTTGGGGAGCATGGTTGTGCGGATATGGAACCACAGCTGATCAATCGCTATAATGGCAGCATGCTCGTCGAACCGGATTTATTCCCACGCAAGTTGAGAAACTTCTTTGGTTGCCCACTAAGATGCGCCCTCTGGAATGTGCCGCCATTTGTCACCTTGGCCGAGGATCAggaacagctgctgctggtcaGCGGTGGCTACGAGGGTCGTTTACTCCTGGCGCTGGCCGAGAAAATGAACTTCACCATTGCCGTGCGCCAGTTGCATGCCAATATGAGGGACGAGGCTCTGGAAATG CTGCAACACGACGAGGCGGACTTGACGCTGGGCGGGATCCGGCAGACGGTGGGCAGGGGCATGGTGGCCACCTCGACGAACAACTATCACCAGACCCGCGAGGTATTCGGCGTCCTCGCCTCCAGCTATGAATTGAGTTCCTTCGACATCCTCTTCTACCCGTACCGCCTGCAGATCTGGATGGGCATCCTCGGTGTGGTGGCCCTATCCGCACTCGTCCAATTGCTCGTTGGCCGGATGCTGCGGGAGCGACTGAGATCGCGATTCTGGCTGAATCTGGAGCTAGTCTTCGTGGGCATGCCACTGTTGGAGTGTCCCAGATCGCACACCGCTCGTCTCTATTGTGTGATGCTGATGATGTACACGCTGATCATACGGACCATCTATCAGGGATTACTGTATCATCTGATACGCACCCATCAGCTGAATCGCTGGCCACAGACCATCGAATCGCTGGTGCAAAGGAACTTCACGGTGGTGCTGACGCCCATTGTGCAGGAGGTGCTGGACGAGATTCCCAGTGTGCAGCACATGCGATTCCGCCTGCTGGAAGCGGCCAATTCTGAGCTGGAGCCGCTGTACTTCCTGGAGGCGAATCACCAACTGCGACAGcatgccaccgccaccgccctGGACATATTCATCCACTTCAATCGCCTGAGCGCGGACAAGATGCATCAGAGGGGCGAGCAGGGAACGGGCGCCCACTTCGAGATTGTTCCCGAGGACATCATCAGCATGCAGTTGACCATGTATCTGGCCAAGCACTCGTTCCTCATCGACCAGCTGAACGAGGAGATCATGTGGATGCGTTCGGTGGGTCTGCTCTCCGTTTGGGCCAGGTGGGAGCTCTCCGAGAGCTATTTGCGCAACGAGCAGAGCTACAAGATCCTCGGCACCATGGAGCTATATGCCATCTTTCTGATGGTCATGGTTGGCCTCATCGTTGGCCTGCTCGTCTTTGTCCTGGAACTTGTGTCCATGCGATCTATATATTTAAGGAAACTTTTTACATAG
- the LOC6525394 gene encoding uncharacterized protein LOC6525394, with protein MELRCIVAVLLGLCEVRAMWWPHQHPLEEQLATQISATLRKIFTNGLAVENLSVFISTGYEQMDRDRVILVHRVLYRSLYQPNAPVPVVLAAKMNRKISAHIFSQLLFVQNAEQAIAIAEGVDRNVLCIIVLLTCQPQRPIMTRIFTYFMQQRYNINVVILVPGVHGVRAFNVRPYTASSCTSVEPVETDIKDGDVWDVFPSRLKNLHGCPLSVIVWDIPPYMRVNWQSSDPMDGLAGLDGLLLRIVARKMNFTLKLMANEPNGLIGGSSYINGTFTGAYKMLRERRANITIGCAACTPERSTYLESTSPYSQMAYIIVMRARSGYSIYEVMLFPFEKGTWLVVSTVLGLHWLVGSRWRMPSPILAGWMLWIFVIRASYEASVFNYIHNSPVKPSPRTLEQALNGGFRFITDHATYRMTLQIPSFQGKTSISAGQPVDVFDALLKAPWKTGAFTSRAFLAAHLVGHRHHRNQLLILGEKIIDNMLCVYFPQGSYFAWEINNLLFNMRSFGIFQHHSQILAWNSMPTTTTDTDTPGKSIHSSKESAARGFAESMSFVLAALNCLMGALCFSIAVFGLELLSRRRRWTGLAWLFERV; from the exons ATGGAACTTCGCTGCATTGTGGCCGTGCTCCTGGGTCTTTGTGAAGTGCGCGCCATGTGGTGGCCCCACCAACATCCGCTGGAGGAGCAACTGGCCACCCAGATATCCGCTACTCTTCGCAAGATTTTCACCAATGGCCTGGCTGTTGAGAATTTGAGTGTTTTCATTAGCACTGGCTACGAGCAAATGGACAGGGATCGGGTGATACTGGTGCATCGAGTTCTCTATCGCAGCTTATACCAGCCGAATGCTCCAGTGCCCGTTGTCCTGGCCGCCAAAATGAATCGCAAAATAAGCGCCCACATCTTCAGCCAGCTGCTTTTTGTGCAGAATGCCGAGCAGGCcat aGCCATAGCCGAGGGAGTGGACAGAAATGTGTTGTGCATCATCGTTTTGCTGACATGCCAGCCGCAACGACCCATTATGACCAGGATTTTCACGTACTTCATGCAGCAGCGTTACAACATCAACGTGGTGATCCTGGTGCCCGGTGTCCATGGTGTCCGGGCCTTCAATGTCCGGCCGTACACCGCCAGCAGTTGCACGAGCGTGGAGCCCGTGGAAACGGACATAAAGGATGGCGATGTATGGGATGTCTTTCCCAGCCGCTTGAAGAACCTACACGGCTGTCCATTGAGCGTGATCGTCTGGGATATACCGCCATATATGCGAGTAAACTGGCAGAGTAGTGATCCAATGGATGGACTGGCCGGATTGGATGGATTGCTCTTGCGGATCGTGGCACGCAAGATGAACTTTACGCTGAAACTGATGGCTAACGAACCGAACGGTTTGATTGGTGGCTCCAGTTACATAAACGGCACCTTCACGGGTGCCTACAAAATGCTGAGGGAGAGAAGGGCCAATATCACCATAGGATGTGCTGCCTGTACACCAGAGAGATCCACCTACCTGGAGTCCACCAGTCCCTACAGCCAGATGGCCTACATAATCGTGATGCGCGCCAGAAGCGGTTATAGTATCTATGAGGTTATGCTGTTCCCATTCGAAAAGGGCACCTGGCTGGTGGTCAGCACGGTATTGGGTCTGCATTGGTTGGTGGGCAGTCGATGGCGTATGCCATCACCCATTCTGGCCGGCTGGATGCTTTGGATCTTTGTGATCCGAGCCAGTTACGAGGCATCCGTATTCAACTACATACACAACTCACCGGTGAAGCCATCGCCGCGCACTTTGGAGCAGGCCTTGAATGGTGGCTTCCGTTTCATCACCGATCACGCCACCTATCGGATGACCCTGCAGATACCTTCTTTTCAGGGCAAAACTTCCATATCCGCCGGACAGCCGGTGGATGTGTTCGATGCTCTGTTGAAGGCACCCTGGAAAACGGGCGCCTTCACCAGTCGCGCCTTTCTGGCCGCCCACCTGGTTGGGCATAGGCACCATCGCAATCAGCTGTTGATTTTGGGCGAAAAGATCATTGACAATATGCTGTGCGTGTACTTTCCCCAGGGCTCCTATTTCGCCTGGGAGATCAACAATCTGCTATTCAATATGCGTAGCTTTGGCATCTTCCAGCACCATTCGCAGATCCTCGCCTGGAATAGTatgcccaccaccaccacggatacggatacgcCGGGTAAAAGCATACATTCCTCCAAGGAGAGTGCGGCCAGAGGATTTGCCGAGTCCATGAGCTTCGTCCTGGCAGCACTGAATTGCTTGATGGGAGCACTCTGCTTTTCCATTGCGGTCTTTGGTCTGGAACTGCTGAGTCGAAGGCGCCGCTGGACGGGATTAGCATGGCTATTTGAAAGGGTTTAA
- the LOC6525395 gene encoding uncharacterized protein LOC6525395: protein MLPSAVHNVSLVYALVWAIDNYYGMATSTPLAVVQFPTSRESRRLHNDMIDAALFRSSATGRIQFLLEDDRVEMTEQNNTELPPPSGLTGRPIAIWFLDSLRSYFRLEMYLNQLGSPYKRNGFFLVVYTGLEEQPVESLKIMFRRLLNIYVINVIVFLQRDDTVHLYTYYPYGPHHCQSSLPVYYTAFQDLPAPATGFGLTKPLFPSKLGNLHGCQLVVATFEHRPYVHIEDDPKTPGGRIILGIEGLIFRSLAERMNFTVKLLERQDKNRGEILPDGNVTGILKMMVDGEVNLTFVCFMYNKARSDLMLPSISHASFPIVLVIPSGGSISPMGRLTRPFRYIIWSCIAVSLLLGFLLISHLRITAAPELRHLVLGRHNHRPCLGMWSSLLGGLAIYNPQRNFARFILVMWLLQALILRAAYTGQLYLLLQDVEMRSPIKTLGEAQAKGYEFRILPALRTVFKDSMPSTNFQVVFSQEESLLRLRDEDDAGIAVALLQPTIYQFDYRSGPNARHLTVLPDPLMTAPLTFYMRPHSYFKRRIDRLLMAMMSSGIVARYRRMYLDRIKPVAKRRRLEPKPLSMWRLGGVFVCSAGLYLLALLVFILELLSRQHSRLRRILDVINRYAA from the exons ATGTTGCCCAGTGCCGTGCACAATGTGAGCCTGGTTTACGCCCTGGTTTGGGCCATTGATAACTACTATGGAATGGCCACCAGCACACCGCTGGCGGTGGTGCAGTTTCCCACCAGTCGGGAGAGCAGGCGACTGCACAACGATATGATAGACGCCGCCCTCTTCCGATCCTCGGCCACGGGCAGAATCCAGTTTCTCCTGGAGGATGACCGCGTGGAGATGACGGAACAAAACAATACGGAACTGCCGCCACCAAGTGGATTGACTGGCAGACCGATTGCCATTTGGTTTCTGGACAGCCTGCGTTCGTACTTCCGCCTGGAGATGTATCTCAATCAGTTGGGCAGTCCGTACAAGAGGAATGGCTTCTTTCTGGTCGTTTACACCGGACTGGAGGAGCAGCCCGTGGAGTCGCTGAAGATTATGTTTCGACGTTTGCTCAACATCTATGTGATCAATGTGATTGTGTTCCTGCAAAGAGATGACACCGTCCACTTGTACACCTACTATCCGTATGGACCGCATCACTGTCAGTCCTCGCTGCCCGTCTACTATACCGCTTTCCAGGATCTACCTGCACCGGCGACGGGTTTCGGTCTCACCAAGCCGCTCTTTCCCAGCAAATTGGGCAACCTGCATGGCTGCCAATTGGTGGTGGCCACCTTCGAGCATCGGCCTTACGTGCACATCGAAGATGATCCCAAGACGCCGGGTGGCAGGATCATACTGGGCATCGAGGGTTTGATTTTTCGCTCCCTGGCCGAGCGGATGAACTTCACAGTTAAATTGCTGGAGCGGCAGGATAAGAACCGCGGCGAAATTTTGCCCGATGGCAATGTTACGGGTATCCTGAAAATG ATGGTCGACGGCGAGGTGAATCTGACATTCGTGTGCTTCATGTACAACAAAGCCCGTTCGGACCTGATGCTACCCAGTATTTCGCACGCAAGTTTCCCGATTGTGCTCGTCATACCGAGTGGTGGTTCCATATCGCCCATGGGTCGATTGACACGACCATTTCGCTACATCATCTGGTCCTGCATTGCGGTTAGCCTGCTGCTCGGTTTCCTGCTGATCAGTCATCTGAGGATCACCGCTGCGCCGGAACTGCGGCATCTGGTGCTGGGCAGGCACAATCATCGTCCCTGCCTGGGCATGTGGAGCAGTCTGCTCGGCGGTCTGGCCATTTACAATCCGCAAAGGAACTTTGCCAGATTCATTCTGGTCATGTGGCTGCTCCAGGCACTGATACTCCGTGCCGCCTATACGGGTCAGTTGTACCTCCTGCTGCAGGATGTCGAGATGCGTTCGCCGATCAAAACCCTCGGCGAGGCGCAGGCCAAGGGCTATGAGTTCCGTATTCTGCCCGCTCTGCGCACGGTCTTCAAGGATTCGATGCCCAGCACCAATTTCCAAGTGGTCTTCTCACAGGAGGAGTCATTGCTCCGGCTGCGGGATGAGGATGATGCGGGTATTGCAGTGGCACTGCTACAGCCCACCATCTATCAGTTTGACTACCGTTCGGGGCCAAATGCGAGGCACCTCACCGTCCTGCCCGATCCCCTGATGACCGCGCCCCTAACCTTCTACATGCGACCACATTCCTACTTCAAGCGGCGCATCGATCGCCTGCTCATGGCCATGATGTCCTCGGGCATTGTGGCCCGGTATCGCAGGATGTACTTGGACCGCATCAAACCGGTGGCCAAGCGGCGCAGACTGGAGCCCAAGCCATTGTCCATGTGGCGGCTGGGTGGAGTGTTCGTTTGCTCCGCAGGACTCTATCTGCTGGCCTTGCTTGTCTTTATCCTGGAGCTTTTGAGCAGGCAGCATTCAAGATTACGCCGGATTTTGGATGTAATTAACAGATATGCcgcataa